From the Hypomesus transpacificus isolate Combined female chromosome 24, fHypTra1, whole genome shotgun sequence genome, the window AcacgaggaggtggaggtggacctGGGGAACTAGAGTACTCCTCACCAAGACATTTGAGGAACAGGAAGATGCTCTCAGATCCACCGTGAAAAATCAACATCAAGTGTTTGTTTTCTTCAGTCAGTCAGGGAAGTGCTCAGTAGACGTTGTATAAGGAACACCATGACGATGGCAGCTAGAGTACTACAGTAGGACTTTCCTCTCACACCAAAGTAGATTCATGACAGACCATAAGACACGCAGGTGCAGtagataacaacaacaacaacattgtgtTCGTTCATCAGATACATGTAGACAAAATGACCTCATGGTATTGACCCTGTGACCTCTTACGTGTAGTAAAAGGCTCTACCTTTGAGCTACAGCCACATCTCTCCAAGCATCTCTCGCTGGCCTTGATGGGACCCTACTATAGTGAAAGTAAGCTTCTGACCGTGTTTGACATGGACAGACGGTAAACCCTTCAGTGTGTCCCACACCAGGCAGCGGTCCTTGACCTGCTGGTGGACCAGCTCTGCTAGCCGTCCACACGGCAACACCGTAGCAACCCCGCACGTCACATTAGAAGAACGGCACACCAAACGTCTCGACGTGGACAGATCATCCGCCGCGCCGCTCAAAATAGAACCCAGGCGTGCCGCTCGCTCGCCCGTGTGGGTTGGTGAGAGGGACAGATCAGGTTAGGGGTTACACGGATGGTGAGAGTCTAGTTTCGGTTGATACTCTCACCggatgaggagggggtgggggcaggagggggagggggagagggggagggggagggaggaaggttgTGCGCAGCAGAATGAGCCGTAAACCATCCTGCTCTGCCATGTCCTGGTTCGCTGACTCATCCTGTCGTGTTTACGATGTGGTTCTATAGGAGAGgtgccctccctccatcctcaccccttctccccTACAGCTGCCCTTTACAGCTCTCCCACACAGCCTGAATacactgtcctcctccacccacaccccctcctccacccacaccccctcctccacccacaccccctcctccacccacaccccctcctccacctccctcccccggaCAAGGACCAGCCTCACACCCGCACACCTGTTTACATCCCGTCTCCATGGTCACCCAGCGCTCCGTCCAATCACGTACCGCCGCATCGCTCCAACCTGCGGACTGCTATTCATCTGCATCGCTGTCGCCGTCATCATCGCTCGTGCATcatcgtcacacacacacacacacacgggcagtcAGGCATTCCTGCACCTAGACATGCcacagttcccccccccccccctagcatGGCTCAGTCCCACACGCTTGCTCTCCCGTCACCGTAGGCAACCTGTGTGTCAGCGCTGCGCTTGAGAGGTTGTTGTGGTTATAGATTTGCATGTGATCCTACATCTGTGCTGTGTCGAGTgagtgctcgtgccgtgtgtgttttgtgaatGCTCCTCTCTTCTAGGTAGTCTGGTAAAGTTTCTCTGCCTAACAAGTTCccctgtattgtgtgtgtgtgtgtggatacatTGAACTGGACAAATTACCTGCAAACGGAAACTTTATTTGCTGGTTTCATTTCCTGGAAATCAACCACTTTTTTTGTATCTTTTTTCGTTGAAATTTGATATCTTTAATGCTGTCGATTTCTGGGTTTGCTGTGGTTATACAAATGTTTGGCTTTGTTCATAGAATTTATTTAGATTTCATCTATGTCCAGCTCACTGTACGCACCTTGGATATCCTCTCTTCCTGGATGATAGAATCTCTGCCTGAAGGCCGCATTCCACTTTTGAACCATCTAACCTTCCTATGTGTTTGTAGTAGACCGGCCACGTTCCAAACCTTTCAGGCTGCCCCCCTGACTCTCCTTGGTGTCTTTCCTCCATGAGAGCGAATAGGCAAAAGCACAGTGTTGTCTCCTCTTGTCTATCCAATCAAGTTCATGAACGAAAGGCGACCAGATAAGGAAACCTCTCACACGACAGTGTTGGAACGTGGCCTCACTCCCTTTAGCCTTTTCATCGGTCATcttagacaaacaaacaaacgcgaAAACCAATCTTGTAATCTGCCGCGCCAGGTTCCATCTCCTCCCCAGGGTGGAGGCGGGGCTCCGTGACCCCCAGGGTCACGACCTTCCCTTGCCCGGGCTGCCAGCACGACATCGACCTGGGTGAGCGCGGCATCAGCATGCTGTTCCGGAACTTCACCCTGGAGAGCATCGTGGAGCGCTACAGGCAGGCGGCCCGAGCCGCCACGGCCATCGTCTGCAACATGTGCAAGCCCCCCGCTCAGCAGGAGGCGACTAAGAGCTGCATGGACTGCAAGGCCAGCTACTGCAACGAGTGCTTCAAGCTGCACCACCCCTGGGGCACGCCCAAGGCCCAGCACGAGTACGTGGGGCCCACCACCAACTTCAGACCCAAGGTAGACGGGgacagggggaagggaggggttgtagctggaggggaagggggagaggggggagacagggtaaAGGGAGGGGCTAAAGGGGCTGATCATGTTGTATATCTGTTGAAGGTTGTCGCCCTTGACATAATTTTGAGCTCCACGTTGTTTTATTGATTAATTGATGTTTCCGTCCGTGTTGCCTCCGGGCCTGactagagacaggaagtggttttACCGGGCCTGactagagacaggaagtggttttACCGGGCCTGactagagacaggaagtggttttACCGGGCCTGactagagacaggaagtggttttACCGGGCCTGactagagacaggaagtggtagGAGTGTGTCTGACCTGCGTGTCTCCAGGTGCTGATGTGTCCAGAGCAcgagatggagaaggtgaacATGTACTGTGAGGTGTGCCGGCGTCCTGTGTGCCACCTGTGCAAGCTGGGAGGGTCACACGCCAGCCACAAGGTCACGTCCATGAGCAGTGCTTACAAGATACTCAAGGTAACCacacctctgtcacacacacacctccatcacacactcacctccatcacacactcacacacacacaccatcacactcacacacaccttgtgtgtgtgtgtggttggtcaTCAACAGCAAGCAGATTCAACCTAAAATGTCTACCTTGACCTGGAGGCCAATCAGAGAAGGGCTGACTCTCGTTTCTCTCGCTGTAATCTGATAGGCCGGTGTAGACTCATCCATGTTtaatgacggttgtttgtagctGCGCCGCTGTGCTGGGCCCATAGTGGTCGTTCACAGGATGTACTACTGGATGTTGTGAGCAGAATGGTTTCGGATTTCTAGAATGATCCGTccatatttctctttctctctcctcaccaatTCTGTTgtctgccccccctctctctaaccctaaccccaaactTAACCCCAAACCTAACCCTTCCTCTGTTGTGATTGGTCCACCAGGAGAAGCTGGCCAAGAGTATCCATTACCTCATCAGCAAGGAGGAGCAGGTCAGGACTCAGATTACAGACCTGGAGGTGCTGATCCACCGCACAGAGGTCAGTCGCTCGCCATGACGAccgccacttcctgttccgtcAAACGGGCCTTGTCCACACATTGGACTCTGTGCTCTCATTGGCTGCTGTGCCTCCCCTGTTATTTTAGCTAGAAGAGTTTCTGCATAAGTTATATACTAAATGTCCCCTTGTGGAAACCAAattactccctcccccccatccaatTGGTTCTGGAGCCCAGCTTGGTGTACTGCATCCACTGTCTTGACAGGAAGTCATCATATCTGAGGAAAAGATGTCTGTTGCTAACTGTATCAGCCCCCTAAACAATGGACCCTTTCTGTCAGCTAATAAGGGAAGGTCACATAACCAAATCCATTCAGACGCAAACAaggaagtacatttacatgaaGGTCCGGAGGGAAATGATTCACCAGAAGGTGACTTTATTCTATGAATAGATTTTAATGTTCCTGCTCTCTGTGTTCACGGTAAACACTATTTCctccacggggggggggggggggggggggggggggggggactgataTGCAAACGCTTTTCTCTCTCGCCATGTGCCTCCATCCGTTAGTGATGTCTGTTCAGATTCACCTGTGGTGGTCCTCGAGGACAGGAAGCGTACATGGAGTTTGCTTCCACCTCTCCCGGGAGGCTTTGACTCGTACAGCAGAGCTTCTCTTCAGTTGTTTTATAGTAACTATAGTAACGATTCATCTGCATGGAGTTTGTTTTGATTCCCTCCCTGTAGCTTTCATCAAGTGTGTCTCTGTTCTCATTGGCTGCTGCATGTTTCAGTAGGTAGCGGCCTAGCAGGCCCAGCTACCATGCCAAACTTGTTCCCCTCATCTGGTGTtaacccctcttcctccctctcccccccccgcccctcttcctccctctcccccccccgcccccctcttcctccctctcccccccgcccctatccttcactcccccccacccctatcctcctctcccccctgcccctctcctcctctcccccccccccgcccctctcctcccctcctcccaggacAACGGTCAGCTGGCTGAGAGGCAGGCCAGCGAGCACTTTGAGCGTCTGTTTGAGGCTCTGCAGGAGCGCAGGACTGACATGCTGCGCAGCATCGAGCAGTCCCGCTCCCGTCGTCTGGGCCAGCTCCGGGGCCAGGTGGAGGAGTACCAGGGCATGCTGGAGAACAGCGGCCTGGTGGGCTACGCCCAGGAGGTCCTGAAGGAGACCGACCAGTCCTGCTTTGTTCAGACGGCCAAGCAGCTACACGTCAGGTCAGCAGCCGGATCTGTCTGACatgctctctcactgtctcgctctctcgctctctcactctctccctctctctctctctctctctctgtctgtctgtaggtctcttagtctctgtctctctctctgtctctctctctcttggtcctGTGGGATTTCTAAACTGAGGATTTAGTCCCTGGTTATTTTAGCAATGATAGGAATGAATTTTGTCTTTCTGAGCCTCAGAGCTGTAACCATAGACACACGTGTGTTTGTAAAACTCTTAGGTGGTGTTCTTAAGGACACGAACAGCTGACGGCTCCTGTCCAGTTTCTAAgctactctctccctcttacacCCTCTCACTTTAAGCCGGCTCATTGATCTCCATTAGCGGATCCCAATACTGAAGAACCACTTTTGTTTTTACCATCACGGCTCGACTTCCTGTTTGTCCGAGCGTGACTTCCTGTTCCACCTGCTGTGTTCTCTGCCCCTGTGATCTCCTGTATACTACCTGAACATGCACAGTTAACACGTTCACCTGTGCTGCTGTTtcccccctgacctctgacctcctagGATCCAGAAAGCCTGCGAGTCCCTGAGGACCTTTCAGCCCGCGGCCGAGCCGTCCTTCGATGAGTTTGTCCTGGACACGTCCAGGGAGGAGTCCCTGCTGAAGGAGATGTGCTtcggaggaggtgaggggggcgtTCATCACAGgcgtggaagtgtgtgtgtgtgagtgaagatGGAAACAATTGAGTCAACTTCCGCTTTTTAAAAACAAACCGTAGCTGTGTTTGATGAGCTCTGTGATTAatcaaatatatatacacacacactaccccgaAAACCACACATaccaacatcacacacacataaccccgcctcacacacaccaccatcaccCCCGGTTGGTTGATTTTCCCTGACCTCCTGACCTCTGCTGTAATAGGCCACTACCGTCGCCAGAAGCAGCTCTCTAATTGGATAAGCCAGTTAGGCTTCTGTGTATAGGGGGGATTTGGCACTGAGAGCATTGTGGGATTTGTTCTTGCTCCGCTGCTCCGCTGCTCCGCTGCTccgtgtctcccccccctccctgctgcagaAACTGATCCTGAGTCAGCGCTCGCATCTGACACGACTGCAGCCCTGCTGTCCCACCCTGTGGAAACAGAGGTGTACTCCGTCCTTTCTCTACAGATGGAGATGGTATCACCGTGTTGAGTCCCTGCTGCTTATCAGAATACTGGTCCCCTTTTCTCCTCATGCCGGTACTGTATTCACCTTATCAGATGTAGCAACAGTGTTATCATGGTGTGGGCAGTGAGACCcaggcccccttcccctgggCTGGAGGCAGAGGGCTAGAGGCAGAGGGCTAGAGGCTGGAGGCAGAAGGCTGCCTCTCCCCCGTGGGGAGGCTGCAGTCTCCTGTCAGGGTTTGCCAGCGATGCGGCAGTCTGGGTCTGGAGAGCGTCAGAGTAATGAACGTGAGAGTGTTTTTAATGGGAAACTCACATAGTGCttccctgctggaggagagtgATGCTGGGTGATGGAGATGGCAGTGGAAATGAATGCTTTCAGAGattaggaggagggagaggaggcagggttgatgggtggaggaggaggaggaagttgcAGAAAGGATGAAAGCTGACTGGATTTATACACGTGTGTAATGGAACTGATGCTGCAGATGAGATCGAAATAGTGTGCAGCCGATCAGAACTGCCCTCCTGTAGACCTacgacacacacgcgcacgctaGCATCCCTCAGTGTTGACGCAGTGCACCCCAGGGCTGAGGTGTCGGACAGACAGAGGTttgtcctccctgccctccccagggTTGGTCGTGGCCTGGTCTCATGgccagagagatggatagaaagccctccctccctccctctctcccgtcaGGATCAATAGGCTTGTGTTTCTGAGAACGGGCTGGGTTTTGGAGCGGCAGCTTGCTTTGCTGGCaggtttcccctctcctcctctgccccacCCTGGGCTCCGCAGAACCAAGGCTGGGCtcaggggcagggcaggggtggGACTGggctggtggtgctggtgatgAGAGGGGGAACTGGAGAGAGGACactgggagggaggtgggattGGGGTAAAAGGATGTGGGGAGCGCAAGGAGGAGGGTAAAACTGAGgtcgagagggggggggggggggtcagggtgtggagtgctggaaggagggggggggggcgttcaaGGCTAGGTGCTGTCTCCAGGGAGCagaggaaagagatggaggataagaggaagtgagaggggaagaggcctcggggaggagggggaggaggaggaggaggggggagttgcAAAGTGCTTTTCCTGGCAGTATgtgccttccccccctcctgctgAGTCATTCCATCTACAGACCTGAAAGGAGAGGGACGATTGGCTGGAAACAGGCCAGCAGGAGCATTAACACAAACAAGACAGCCTCTCCTGagggcagcaccaccacacagcctctcctgagggcagcaccacacagcctctcctcagggcagcagcaccacacagcctctcctgagggcagcaccacacagcctctcctcagggcagcaccacacagcctctcctcagggcagcaccacacagcctctcctcagggcagcaccacacagcctctcctcagggcagcaccacacagcctctcctcagggcagcaccacacagcctctcctcagggcagcaccacacagcctctcctcagggcagcaccacacagcctctcctcagggcagcaccacacagcctctcctcagggcagcaccacacagcctctcctcagggcagcaccacacagcctctcctcagggcagcaccacacagcctctcctcagggcagcagcaccacacagcctctcctcagggcagcagcaccacacagcctctcctcagggcagcaccacacagcctctcctcagggcagcaccacacagcctctcctcagggcagcaccacacagcctctcctcagggCAGCAGCAAACAGCCTCTCCTcagggcagcaccaccacacagcctctcctcagggCAGGGTCCTAACAGACTGAAACTTGAGGATTTGAGAACATTTGTTTATTCATGACTAGCGTTTATTCATGATCTCTTTTGAAAGAAATTGTGAAtgatccctcccccatccctaaatccctctcacttcctcttctttctAAGAAGAACACTTCTTTTTAAAAATTGTATCTGCCTTTCCTTTTGATTTCACTTTCACATTGTTCTCCAGCTGAGAAATGTTTCGTCTCtgaaataaatcaaatgtaatttttattttatttaaacaatgtccattctctctctgcctaccttctcaccccccccccccccctcctcccccccccctctccagtcccTGACCCCCCGATGATCGACCTGTCTCAGAGCCGCGTGTACAACGAGGCCACGGTGTGCTGGCGTCTCCCTGACGACGCCCTGCCCACCGACCACCAGGTGGTGGAGTACCGGCGGCGCggcgcggaggaggaggggggggaggccagCGGGCGCTGGAGCAGCACGGAGCGGGTGTATGGGACCAGCACCGTGGTGTCGGACCTGGAGCCCGACAGTGTGTACTCCTTCAGGGTCCGCACCTACAGGAACTCCCTCCACAGCCCCTACTGCCCCGAGGTCTCCTTCCACACGCCCCCTGCTCCTGGTAagtaaggggggaggggggtgttagTGTGGGGGCTTGTGGGGTAATGTGCCTTTTAAAGTTGATCTCAAGGCCAGTAATTTGGTTTTAGTATCCAGTGTTATTAAAAAGGGCTGTTCTTACGGACCCCatgcagggtgtggagggttaTCTCCTCTATCCTGCAGccctcagtctgtctgtctagggACTCAACAccaagggggggagagggtagaTTACCCTGCAGAGACAGATGTCTTCTGACTCCACCCTCTTCTGAGAACACTAGGATAACACACGGCAGGAGGGATGATTCTCAGAGCTGGTCCAACGGTCATTTCATTCATGATTGTCTCTCTCCGGTCAGggctctgatctctctctgatctctctgtTCTCCGTGTCCAGGAACCAATGATCCAGTTAGTCTGTCTAGTTCCTCTGCTTCTCATGTTGCTCTGgagaaggggcggggggggggggggagaggctggaggaggggaggggcagtCTGAGGCTGGGGATCCAGTGCGGAGGCCAAAGTTTAGAGCAGCATAGAAGGGGGCAgtgggggcagaggctgggcccagggagggaggctaggtctagggagggaggctgggggtcagggagggaggctgggggtcagggagggaggctgggggtcagggagggaggctgggggtcagggagggaggctgggggtcagggagggaggctgggggtcagggagggaggctgggggtcagggagggaggctgggggtcagggagggaggctgggggtcagggagggaggctgggggtcagggagagaggctgggctcagggagggaggctgggtccAGGGCTGACGCCAGGGCCCAGAGCCCCACATTCCTGGGTAGCGCTGGACAGAAGGGCTGGCTGCTGAACCACGGACGGTCCGTGCGTTAGTAATGAGCTGGAATTCTGGgtcagggcagaggagagggccaGAGGGCCTGCCCAGACCCTTCACATGGAGCAGCTCAGAATACTGCGCTCCACTTTGCATTCCACAATATTCTTGTGTTCTAGAACGTGGTATTGTAGCCTCCAACATATCTATTCATAGATCGGTCGTTTATCACGACaaggaaataaaaaaataaatcaagtcGGCTAATTAATTTTCGTGCAGGCGAACCCTCAGGATGACCGCTCATTGCGCCCTCGTTGTCAGGCGAGAAGAGGGCGCAGAAACGTACATTTAATTGAACATCTACGCTCTCCTCTCTGCACTATAATGGCACATTGTGGCTGGGTGCACATAAGTACCTCCGACCAGAAGTGTAGCGTAATGATGGCTTGAGGCGTGTTGGGTATTTATAGATTCCCGTTACCACAGGGAGGTGAggcttgatgatgatgatgatgatacctGGGTTGTGTATAAGGTTTGACCTTGGTTCAGATTCGATgactgagaaacagagaggttgtgtgtgggggggttgtaaATGCGTGTGGTGGCACCCtctagtggtgtgtgtgagaaaggggAGAACGTGTGTAAACCTCCCCATCCTCTTTAGCCCTTGATTCATCATGTCCTGTCTTCCTTTTTTTATATCTCATTCTTCCTGTTATTCCTTTTCtactcctttcttgtctttcTATATTCCATCTCATACTTCTTccgcatgtctcctcctcctcatgtctcctcctcctccgtctccctcAGTGTTTGGCTTCCTGTTCAACGACAAGTGTGGCTTCAGCCCAGAGCGTCTGGTgttgagcaggaggagggactCTGTGGAGAGTGTGGCGGGCGTGGCCTTCCTGCTAGCCGCGGAGCGCGTGCAGACGGGCAGCTACGTGTGCCTGGACTACATCATCGGGGACACGGGCATCTCTCAGGGACGCCACTACTGGGCCTTCCGCGTGGAGCCCACCTCCTACCTGGTCAAGGTGGGCGTGGCCTCCGACTCCAAGCTGCTGGAATGGTTCCACAACCCCCGGGACACAAGCAGCCccaggtagggagggagaggagggagggagggagggagggagggagggaggggagggagggagggagggagggagaggagagagggagggagaggagggagggagaggagggagggagggagggaggggggggagggagggggggagggaggggaggggagggagggagggagggagggaggggagggagggagggagggagggagggagggagggagggagggagggagggagggaggggaggggagggagcgcAGTGCTGTGTTCTAACTAAGCTTCTGGCGTAAGAGGCTAAGAATGACCCTGTAAACTGCTTATTCATTCACAAATCCTGGTTGACACAAATTGGCAAAttccacattgtgtgtgtgtggtagtttaTCACCCACATGAACCACAATTCATTACAAACTAGTTGTGACTAGGTGAGACTAAAGAGGAAAGGTACAGTAGGTGTACAgtaacctccctctctcccctccctcccaggtacGACCACGACAGCGGTCACGACAGTGGCAGCGAGGACACCTGCTACGACCTCACCCAGCCGTTCACCCTCCTCACGGTGGGCATGGGCAAGATCTTCATACCCAAGGCCTCCCTCGccgccccccccaaccccacctccacccctcccaccGGCGTCGCCGGCGACCACGGCGGCCGGGCCCTCCCCATGCCACAGCGCATCGGCATCGGCCTGGACTACGATGCCGGGCGCGTGTCCTTCTACGATGGCGACACCATGAGGTGTCTGTACGAGCGGCAGGTGGATTGTTCTGGAACCATGTACCCGGCCTTCGGACTCATGGGTAGTGGGAGAATCCACCTGGAGGACTTTGTCACCGCCAAGCGATTGGTCTACATGTGATGGGGTGGGGAGGTCTGATTGGTTTACATGTgatggggtggggaggtgtgaTTGGTCTACATGTGATTGGGTGCTGGGTGGGGGCTGATTGGTCTACAGCCAGGCCAATCGGAGATGTGATCCCGCCCCGTTGTCATTGGGGAGGATGCTATTGGCCGGCATGTGAGACTGACGAGTGTTCTCGTCCAATGCGTGGCTCCGATCCCGCACAATTGGTTTAAACATCAGCTAGTAGATCTGATCGAACCAATCAGATGTGAGCTTTACTCTCTTTTCGTTCGGTCAACACCAAAGTCTCCCATAttaatattttttaaatgttgtttgtCTTGTGTTTTTTCACTAACTGATTTTATTAAGATACGTGTTCAGTACAGAGTCTGTAGCACCAACACACATCCAGGGAGCTCCACACAGGAGAGGTTCTTGTAGTCACGGCTCAGTTCTCCACCTCTGTGCCTTTCTTAAAGAAGCGGGCCAGCAAGCAGGATGAGCTGGTGTGTGTAACCACCCATGAGCAGCACTGAGGAGGCAggtcacacagcacacacagggagggagagaagccttctgtcacaaacacacttcaTCTAGATGTTGTCCGGAAACATCTGGATCACGCtaggtttttttttactttcaaacTGTAGTTCACACTTCACTCTTgcacattttatttaaatgtgtatgttttatttttacttcTGCTCACAAATATGTAAGTGGCATCTTCAGCAGACACTTCAAACACCATTTTCTCActaccgtcacacacacacacctcgcacaGGTTGGTAGCCATCTTGGATCCAGGCGGTCATCTTGGATCCAATCACTGCCCAGCACTGAATGTTAACGTTTTATGTTCATAGGCTTTGTTTTATTTCGCACAACGAATGTACACCTTCAGATTTCACTTAGTCAGGGTCACCCAGTATCACCAAGTGCTGCTCCCTGGTCTCTAGCAGAGCTCAGTTACTGTCCATCCACTCTTCCTGTCCCCTGCGTTCGGCTGCAGGACTGTTGCACGCCACCGACGCTAAGCTGGCTACACAGCAGTAGACGTTACGTAACTTGTTGACCTGCTTGAAACTTAACATCAGATCAGAGCTTTTAAAGCTTGCTAGGGCGACTGGGTCCCTCCTGGTCACTGATCCTGGGTTTCTGGAACAAGTTATCTCTCTGTGTCGTCTTATTGAGGGAAAcggttatctgtgtgtgtgtgtgtggtttctcaggtctctggctctctgggcCTCACGCTACCTACCTCCAACTATCCCTGGTAACCCTGCACACCCGCTCCGTCAGGTATGGTTTGCGTTGTTCTTGTAGCTTTAAACATCATATTTTATCATGATTTCCTGTATTATACATCAACCTTTCAAGATGCTCTGTGTCTGATGACAAGCTGACATTTCAACTTGATTTAAGGTCAATTTATACGTCATGTACATAGCTGTAGCGTGATGTTCCTTCTGTCTGACGCTGTGCATCTGTAGCGTTACTCAGTGAGTTTGTGTTTGCGGTGAACTTTGTCGGACTTCAAGGCTCAGGACTTGAGACTTTTTGGTTGGTATCGGTGGATTAATGATAAAACATAGTCAGCGTACGTTGTTGGAGTGATCGTGTGACTGTAATCCAAAAGGGAGAGTTAGAAAACGGCTCATGAGAttgccctctctctgttttccattTGGGTGTTCTATAATTTAGTGttgcattttttttgtttgtgggAAAGTAAATAACTAGTTTTACAgttctttttttgtttagtgttttttttcttcacaatgGGTGTGTATAATTATGTCTTTAGAAGTTGTTTATTGTTTCTTCCAGTACACTGAACTTGGCTCTGTTACTGTTTCCTATCAAACTGACTGTTGAAACACCTTAAAACAAGTCTATGCACTTCTTTTGAGCTGGCTGTGGGTTGTTTTGTGTAACTATATCACAGAATGTATTGTTTATATTTAGGGACAAACAAACCGAATGTCTTGTCATCTGGGCGGTTTTTGTAACGTTAATTTTTTTGCTTGTTCGGTAT encodes:
- the trim36 gene encoding E3 ubiquitin-protein ligase TRIM36 isoform X1 — its product is MSESEDMNEFASIVERIERGEVPIKNIERELICPICKELFTHPLILPCQHSVCHKCVRELLMLNHDDSFDAGSECSNPGSPRSRVPSPSMERLDRLARSGSISSPGWRRGSVTPRVTTFPCPGCQHDIDLGERGISMLFRNFTLESIVERYRQAARAATAIVCNMCKPPAQQEATKSCMDCKASYCNECFKLHHPWGTPKAQHEYVGPTTNFRPKVLMCPEHEMEKVNMYCEVCRRPVCHLCKLGGSHASHKVTSMSSAYKILKEKLAKSIHYLISKEEQVRTQITDLEVLIHRTEDNGQLAERQASEHFERLFEALQERRTDMLRSIEQSRSRRLGQLRGQVEEYQGMLENSGLVGYAQEVLKETDQSCFVQTAKQLHVRIQKACESLRTFQPAAEPSFDEFVLDTSREESLLKEMCFGGVPDPPMIDLSQSRVYNEATVCWRLPDDALPTDHQVVEYRRRGAEEEGGEASGRWSSTERVYGTSTVVSDLEPDSVYSFRVRTYRNSLHSPYCPEVSFHTPPAPVFGFLFNDKCGFSPERLVLSRRRDSVESVAGVAFLLAAERVQTGSYVCLDYIIGDTGISQGRHYWAFRVEPTSYLVKVGVASDSKLLEWFHNPRDTSSPRYDHDSGHDSGSEDTCYDLTQPFTLLTVGMGKIFIPKASLAAPPNPTSTPPTGVAGDHGGRALPMPQRIGIGLDYDAGRVSFYDGDTMRCLYERQVDCSGTMYPAFGLMGSGRIHLEDFVTAKRLVYM
- the trim36 gene encoding E3 ubiquitin-protein ligase TRIM36 isoform X4, translated to MRRASHNSPFATGDGTRRGSISSPGWRRGSVTPRVTTFPCPGCQHDIDLGERGISMLFRNFTLESIVERYRQAARAATAIVCNMCKPPAQQEATKSCMDCKASYCNECFKLHHPWGTPKAQHEYVGPTTNFRPKVLMCPEHEMEKVNMYCEVCRRPVCHLCKLGGSHASHKVTSMSSAYKILKEKLAKSIHYLISKEEQVRTQITDLEVLIHRTEDNGQLAERQASEHFERLFEALQERRTDMLRSIEQSRSRRLGQLRGQVEEYQGMLENSGLVGYAQEVLKETDQSCFVQTAKQLHVRIQKACESLRTFQPAAEPSFDEFVLDTSREESLLKEMCFGGVPDPPMIDLSQSRVYNEATVCWRLPDDALPTDHQVVEYRRRGAEEEGGEASGRWSSTERVYGTSTVVSDLEPDSVYSFRVRTYRNSLHSPYCPEVSFHTPPAPVFGFLFNDKCGFSPERLVLSRRRDSVESVAGVAFLLAAERVQTGSYVCLDYIIGDTGISQGRHYWAFRVEPTSYLVKVGVASDSKLLEWFHNPRDTSSPRYDHDSGHDSGSEDTCYDLTQPFTLLTVGMGKIFIPKASLAAPPNPTSTPPTGVAGDHGGRALPMPQRIGIGLDYDAGRVSFYDGDTMRCLYERQVDCSGTMYPAFGLMGSGRIHLEDFVTAKRLVYM
- the trim36 gene encoding E3 ubiquitin-protein ligase TRIM36 isoform X2, translated to MSVISRRSSVVPIKNIERELICPICKELFTHPLILPCQHSVCHKCVRELLMLNHDDSFDAGSECSNPGSPRSRVPSPSMERLDRLARSGSISSPGWRRGSVTPRVTTFPCPGCQHDIDLGERGISMLFRNFTLESIVERYRQAARAATAIVCNMCKPPAQQEATKSCMDCKASYCNECFKLHHPWGTPKAQHEYVGPTTNFRPKVLMCPEHEMEKVNMYCEVCRRPVCHLCKLGGSHASHKVTSMSSAYKILKEKLAKSIHYLISKEEQVRTQITDLEVLIHRTEDNGQLAERQASEHFERLFEALQERRTDMLRSIEQSRSRRLGQLRGQVEEYQGMLENSGLVGYAQEVLKETDQSCFVQTAKQLHVRIQKACESLRTFQPAAEPSFDEFVLDTSREESLLKEMCFGGVPDPPMIDLSQSRVYNEATVCWRLPDDALPTDHQVVEYRRRGAEEEGGEASGRWSSTERVYGTSTVVSDLEPDSVYSFRVRTYRNSLHSPYCPEVSFHTPPAPVFGFLFNDKCGFSPERLVLSRRRDSVESVAGVAFLLAAERVQTGSYVCLDYIIGDTGISQGRHYWAFRVEPTSYLVKVGVASDSKLLEWFHNPRDTSSPRYDHDSGHDSGSEDTCYDLTQPFTLLTVGMGKIFIPKASLAAPPNPTSTPPTGVAGDHGGRALPMPQRIGIGLDYDAGRVSFYDGDTMRCLYERQVDCSGTMYPAFGLMGSGRIHLEDFVTAKRLVYM